A part of Aegilops tauschii subsp. strangulata cultivar AL8/78 chromosome 2, Aet v6.0, whole genome shotgun sequence genomic DNA contains:
- the LOC109745932 gene encoding thaumatin-like protein, giving the protein MASSHLAAAASMVLFLAVFAASTNAATFNIKNNCPYTVWPAATPIGGGRQLNTGETWTLDVPANTPSGRVWGRTGCNFNGNSGSCQTADCGGALSCTLSGQPPLTLAEFTIGNGQDFYDISVIDGFNVPLSFSCSNGPNLVCQADKCPDAYLFPTDDTKNHACNGNNNSYQVTFCP; this is encoded by the coding sequence ATGGCTTCGTCCCACCTGGCAGCAGCTGCCTCCATGGTCCTCTTCCTTGCCGTGTTCGCTGCCAGCACGAACGCGGCGACGTTCAACATCAAGAACAACTGCCCCTACACCGTGTGGCCGGCGGCCACCCCGATCGGCGGCGGTCGGCAGCTCAACACCGGCGAGACGTGGACCCTCGACGTCCCCGCGAACACGCCCTCCGGCAGGGTGTGGGGCCGCACGGGCTGCAACTTCAACGGCAACTCCGGGAGCTGCCAGACTGCCGACTGCGGCGGCGCGCTGTCGTGCACGCTGTCCGGGCAGCCGCCGCTGACCCTGGCCGAGTTCACCATCGGCAACGGCCAGGACTTTTACGACATCTCTGTCATCGACGGCTTCAACGTGCCGTTGTCATTCTCCTGCAGCAACGGGCCCAACCTGGTGTGCCAGGCCGACAAGTGCCCCGACGCCTACCTCTTCCCGACCGATGACACCAAGAACCACGCCTGTAACGGcaacaacaacagctaccaggtTACCTTCTGCCCATGA